The following DNA comes from Acidobacteriota bacterium.
CGGGAGCACGCAGAGGTTCGGCCTTCCGATCGGCTACGGCGGCCCCTACGCCGCCTTCATGGCGGTGAGGGACGACCTCAAGCGCCAGCTCCCGGGCCGTCTCGTCGGCGTGTCGCGGGACGCCACCGGGAGGCCCGCGCTGCGTCTCGCGCTCCAGACGCGCGAACAGCACATCCGGCGCGACCGGGCGACGAGCAACATCTGCACCGCGCAGGTCCTTCCGGCGGTGATGGCCGCGATGTACGCCGTCTACCACGGACCGGAAGGCCTGGCAGGGATCGCGGCGCGGATCCGGCGCTGGACCCTCGCGCTGCGCCGGGTTCTCGAGGACCTCGGCTACGACACGGGGAGGGAGGAGGTCTTCGACACCCTCACCGTGCGGCGCGGGCCGCTCGATGCCGCCGAGATCGTCGATCGCGCGCGGCGGAAGGGATACGCGTTGCGCCGGCACGCGAACGGCGCCGTCGGCGTGGCGCTGGGCGAGCCGGTGGGAGCGGCGGATGTTGCCGCACTGGCCGAGGCGTTCGGCGGCGCGGGGGGCGCCGCCGCGGTGGAGAGCGCGGCGCGGGACAGCGGCAGCGAGCCGCCGGAGGAGCTGCGGCGCACCACGGGTTTCCTCGAGCACCCCGTGTTCCACCGGCACCGGTCGGAAACGGCGATGATGCGCTATCTCCAGGGACTCGCATCCCGCGACCTCACGCTCGCATCGTCGATGATCCCGCTGGGGTCGTGCACCATGAAGCTGAACGCTGCGGCGGAGATGCTCCCGATCACCGAACCGGGCTTCAGCGCGCCGCACCCGTTCGCCCCGCCGGAGGACGCTGCGGGGTACCGCTCGCTGCTCGACCGCCTCGGCTCGTGGCTGCTCGAGATCACCGGACACGACGCGATCTCCTTCATGCCCAATTCCGGAGCCCAGGGGGAGTACACCGGCCTTCTCGTCATCCGCGCCTGGCACCGGTCCCGGGGGGAGGCGCACCGGAACGTCTGCCTGATTCCGCGATCGGCGCACGGGACGAACCCGGCGAGCGCGGTGCTCGCCGGCATGCGGGTCGTGGTGGTCGAGTGCGACCGGGACGGCGACATCGATCTCGCCGATCTCGAGAAGAAGATCGAGGCCCACGCCGGCGAGCTTGCCGCCTTGATGGTGACCTATCCGTCGACGCACGGGGTCTTCGAGGAGGAGATCGCCTCCATCTGCAGCAAGGTCCACGAAGCCGGAGGCCTCGTCCACCTGGACGGGGCGAACATGAACGCCATGGTCGGCCTCTGCCGGCCGGGTGACATCGGCGCCGATGTCTGCCACCTCAACCTCCACAAGACGTTCTGCATCCCCCACGGAGGCGGGGGGCCGGGGATGGGGCCGATCACGGTCTCGTCGCGGCTGGCGCCGTTCCTGCCCACACACCCGCTCGTTCGCGGCGGCGGCGAGCAGGGGATCGGACCGATCGCCGCCGCACCGTACGGCAGTCCGAGCATCCTCCCGATTTCGTATGCCTACATCGCGATGATGGGGCCGGACGGGCTCAGGAAGGCCAGCGAGATCGCGGTCCTCAACGCGAACTACGTCGCCCGGCGACTCGAGCCCCACTATCCCGTCGTGTACCGCGGCAAGCGCGGGCGGGTGGCCCACGAGTGCATCGTCGATCTCCGGCCGCTGAAACGGTCGGCCGGGATCGACGTGGAGGACGTGGCCAAGCGCCTGATGGACTATGGCTTCCACGCACCGACGATGTCCTGGCCCGTCCCGGGCACGCTGATGATCGAGCCGACGGAGAGCGAGCCGAAGGAGGAGCTGGACCGCTTCTGCGAGGCGATGATCGCCATTCGGGAGGAGATCCGGGAGATCGA
Coding sequences within:
- the gcvP gene encoding glycine dehydrogenase (aminomethyl-transferring); translation: MNDGEHARRPGAERGFAARHIGPRPSDVEAMLREVGADSLEQLVAETIPGPIRLRRDLDLPAARSEADVLAELRELAGRNRCLRPFIGLGYHECITPAVIRRNVLENPQWYTAYTPYQPEISQGRLEALLVFQTMVQDLTGLDIANASLLDEASAAAEAVTLCRRVSGRDGRDRFLVSSRCHPHVIAVVETRAEPLGIEIAVLDDEEMDPGPRDLGILIAYPDTFGAMRSGRELCRRIHDAGGLAVVHCDLLALTLFEPPGAWGADVAVGSTQRFGLPIGYGGPYAAFMAVRDDLKRQLPGRLVGVSRDATGRPALRLALQTREQHIRRDRATSNICTAQVLPAVMAAMYAVYHGPEGLAGIAARIRRWTLALRRVLEDLGYDTGREEVFDTLTVRRGPLDAAEIVDRARRKGYALRRHANGAVGVALGEPVGAADVAALAEAFGGAGGAAAVESAARDSGSEPPEELRRTTGFLEHPVFHRHRSETAMMRYLQGLASRDLTLASSMIPLGSCTMKLNAAAEMLPITEPGFSAPHPFAPPEDAAGYRSLLDRLGSWLLEITGHDAISFMPNSGAQGEYTGLLVIRAWHRSRGEAHRNVCLIPRSAHGTNPASAVLAGMRVVVVECDRDGDIDLADLEKKIEAHAGELAALMVTYPSTHGVFEEEIASICSKVHEAGGLVHLDGANMNAMVGLCRPGDIGADVCHLNLHKTFCIPHGGGGPGMGPITVSSRLAPFLPTHPLVRGGGEQGIGPIAAAPYGSPSILPISYAYIAMMGPDGLRKASEIAVLNANYVARRLEPHYPVVYRGKRGRVAHECIVDLRPLKRSAGIDVEDVAKRLMDYGFHAPTMSWPVPGTLMIEPTESEPKEELDRFCEAMIAIREEIREIERGEADPNDNLLKNAPHTAEAVAAERWTHPYSRERAAFPKPWVRERKFWPPVGRIDNAWGDRHLFCSCPPIEQFAG